The following proteins are encoded in a genomic region of Dioscorea cayenensis subsp. rotundata cultivar TDr96_F1 chromosome 8, TDr96_F1_v2_PseudoChromosome.rev07_lg8_w22 25.fasta, whole genome shotgun sequence:
- the LOC120266760 gene encoding methyl-CpG-binding domain-containing protein 11-like, with protein sequence MASAGEVGSYSLAEKDREVSEVVTVELPAPVGWKKTFTPKKGGTPTRNEVVFIAPTGEEIKNKKLLAQYLRSHPGNPPASEFDWGTGDTPRRSARISEKAKATWSAEGDSPKKRERKSSSKKGNKDKNDAGKGVPMEAPTLEDASKIAEDKEPADVEMKDAGKSVEAAKEVGEAMDAANDVGNSGITAAAEQHSAEKPNNYAEKGVPEENATKHSNEPEGAEKKTEENDKLNNEPDGGNKVKSVIPEPKTGEGNNNAEKEKKAETKLQPDPKQDVSEGNHLNDGKLGELPQNGSTSSNKQEIPKEAHSTNYDDEHRQPQASAISC encoded by the exons ATGGCGAGTGCCGGCGAGGTTGGGAGTTATTCACTGGCGGAGAAGGACAGGGAGGTCAGTGAGGTCGTTACTGTTGAGCTCCCTGCACCTGTTGGCTGGAAGAAGACG TTTACTCCAAAGAAGGGTGGAACTCCGACAAGGAATGAAGTGGTTTTTATAGCGCCAACGGGTGAGgaaatcaagaacaagaaacTGCTGGCTCAGTACCTGCGTTCCCATCCTGGAAACCCCCCTGCATCTGAATTTGACTGGGGAACTG GCGACACCCCTCGACGCTCTGCCAGGATTAGTGAAAAAGCCAAAGCAACGTGGAGTGCGGAAGGTGATTCTccaaagaaaagggaaaggaaaTCTAGCTCCAAGAAAGGGAACAAAGACAAAAATGATGCTGGAAAGGGAGTTCCTATGGAGGCTCCTACATTAGAGGATGCTTCCAAAATTGCAGAAGACAAGGAGCCTGCTGATGTGGAGATGAAGGATGCTGGTAAATCTGTTGAAGCAGCCAAAGAAGTAGGTGAGGCCATGGATGCTGCAAATGATGTTGGAAATTCAGGCATTACTGCTGCTGCTGAGCAGCATTCAGCAGAAAAACCCAATAATTATGCTGAAAAGGGGGTTCCTGAAGAAAATGCCACTAAGCATAGCAATGAGCCAGAGGGtgctgaaaagaaaacagaggaaaaTGACAAGCTGAACAATGAGCCAGACGGAGGCAATAAAGTTAAGTCGGTTATACCAGAACCGAAGACAGGGGAAGGGAACAACAATgcagagaaagaaaaaaaagcagaaACCAAATTGCAACCTGATCCCAAACAGGACGTTTCGGAGGGAAATCATCTAAATGATGGCAAACTTGGTGAGCTCCCACAGAATGGCAGCACCAGCAGCAACAAGCAAGAAATTCCCAAGGAAGCACACTCTACAAACTATGACGACGAGCACCGTCAACCCCAGGCTTCCGCAATTAGCTGTTGA
- the LOC120266618 gene encoding uncharacterized protein LOC120266618 — translation MKGVKGRLLKKLKYFSDEEKENIKPPLPKRKDLGDKNQDLEVFRRPDLNSSTLFDPGLLAAFQEALMDYKDVVLDDRDEEQGVDDIVPFMDYKVRILEIRDKGQQEDVSLMDNEGIITDLRDDKQTDVSLMEYKGGIFDFIDEGLEGADVSLTENKDTILDVRDEEEEEGDDVPLMECKDTILDVRDEEEEGDEVPLMEVKDDEQEGDGISLMEFEERCPPGWMGSVILYTTSLRGIRKTFEECSSLKFLLRSLKVMFYERDVSMHMEFREELWRVLGGRAIPPRLFIKGRYIGGADEVLGLHEQGKLRTLLKGLPVDCSNGGVCEECGGMMFWVCSSCHGSRKKVIGDEVLQCFQCNENGLVLCSLCC, via the coding sequence ATGAAAGGGGTGAAGGGGAGGCTTCTCAAGAAGCTCAAATACTTCTCAGATGAAGAGAAGGAGAATATCAAACCACCATTGCCAAAAAGGAAGGATCTTGGAGACAAGAACCAAGATCTGGAGGTGTTCCGGCGGCCGGACCTTAATTCTTCCACTCTTTTTGATCCCGGGTTGTTGGCTGCCTTCCAAGAAGCTTTGATGGACTATAAAGATGTAGTCTTGGATGACAGGGATGAAGAACAAGGAGTAGATGATATTGTTCCATTCATGGACTATAAAGTTAGAATCTTGGAGATTAGAGATAAAGGACAACAAGAAGATGTTTCACTGATGGACAATGAAGGCATAATCACCGATCTCAGGGATGATAAACAAACAGATGTTTCATTGATGGAGTATAAAGGTGGAATCTTTGATTTCATAGATGAAGGACTTGAAGGAGCTGATGTTTCATTGACGGAGAATAAAGATACAATCTTGGATGTCagggatgaagaagaagaagaaggggatgATGTTCCATTGATGGAATGTAAAGATACAATCTTGGATGTCagggatgaagaagaagaaggagatgaagttCCATTGATGGAAGTCAAGGATGATGAACAAGAAGGAGATGGTATTTCATTGATGGAATTTGAGGAGAGGTGTCCTCCAGGATGGATGGGATCAGTGATTCTATACACTACAAGCCTGAGGGGGATAAGGAAAACATTTGAGGAATGCAGCAgtttgaagttcttgttgaggagTTTGAAGGTGATGTTTTATGAGAGGGATGTGTCAATGCATATGGAGTTCAGGGAGGAGTTATGGAGGGTGCTCGGTGGGCGGGCGATACCGCCAAGGTTGTTCATCAAAGGGAGGTACATTGGAGGGGCTGATGAAGTGCTGGGATTGCATGAACAAGGGAAGTTGAGGACACTGTTGAAAGGATTGCCAGTGGATTGTTCTAATGGGGGTGTATGTGAGGAGTGTGGTGGGATGATGTTCTGGGTTTGTTCTTCTTGTCATGGGAGTAGGAAGAAGGTGATTGGGGATGAGGTTCTTCAATGTTTTCAGTGCAATGAGAATGGTCTGGTACTTTGCTCTCTTTGCTGCtga
- the LOC120266872 gene encoding RING-H2 finger protein ATL70, whose product MFDSTGNIGGFGYGIGISVGILLLITTITLASYFCTRSSTTSPPTTTSRRRPTSPTDTSSVADIESGIDEATLRSYPKVTYSEAKLKGKKSSTETCCSICLADYKDTDVLRLLPECRHLFHLKCVDPWLRQHPTCPVCRTSPVPSPLPTPLAEVAPLREV is encoded by the coding sequence ATGTTCGACTCCACCGGCAACATCGGCGGCTTCGGCTACGGCATCGGCATCTCCGTTGGCATCCTCCTTCTAATAACAACCATAACTCTAGCCTCCTACTTCTGCACTCGCTCCTCCACCACCTCTCCACCGACCACCACCTCTCGCCGGCGACCCACTTCTCCTACTGACACATCATCGGTGGCCGACATCGAATCCGGTATCGATGAAGCCACTCTTAGGAGCTATCCTAAGGTGACTTATTCAGAGGCCAAGCTTAAAGGGAAAAAAAGCTCAACAGAGACTTGTTGTTCAATTTGTTTAGCTGATTATAAAGATACTGATGTTCTCCGGTTGTTGCCGGAGTGCCGGCACTTGTTTCATCTAAAGTGTGTTGATCCTTGGCTGAGGCAGCATCCTACATGTCCTGTTTGCCGGACCTCGCCGGTGCCGTCACCCCTTCCGACGCCTCTTGCTGAGGTTGCACCATTGAGAGAGGTGTga